In Aythya fuligula isolate bAytFul2 chromosome 6, bAytFul2.pri, whole genome shotgun sequence, the following are encoded in one genomic region:
- the NEMP2 gene encoding nuclear envelope integral membrane protein 2 gives GAGAGAGENCSVLKEGDVIQKWDENCYCYVQNRTLHLQYIWSTVEVKINSTETFRFVPTSEKSNCRNSETVFEFAACAVQIFWKPETSTETFLKIKQYGEDICFKIQPHEKELYIVSVKREMLDGKLLFLFVAGIFLFHFAHSLSRNTKFFYLSGAILGVLALLVFVLLTLKRFIPRHSTFWILMSGCWMSSLYVIFCFKENMEWLWSEHRKYLLGYFLAVGTSSFAACYQHGPLTSELSITLFTWTLQLTASVLIYRGVTIPHVAYAIIAVSLCSKGLCYPLGAACHIARKMRNRLQSRKLMFRWLTEEEYREQGEAETIRALEELRTLCRNPDFPSWLAVSKLQSPHRFAGFVLGSPHVSPAETKAHEKEYGFGSFFLEEQLFDTRVESEQDETENSIHEEEDVDEDEIREQISFPYATELL, from the exons ggggccggggccggggcag GTGAAAACTGTAGCGTCTTGAAAGAAGGGGATGTCATCCAGAAATGGGATGAAAACTGCTATTGTTACGTGCAAAACAGAACCTTGCACTTACAGTACATTTGGTCAACTGTAGAG GTAAAAAtcaacagcacagaaacattCAGGTTTGTGCCTACTTCAGAAAAAAGCAACTGTCGTAACTCAGAAACTGTCTTTGAGTTTGCTGCGTGTGCTGTTCAAATCTTCTGGAAACCAGAGACATCTACAGAAactttcctaaaaataaaacaatatggAGAGGATATCTGCTTCAAAATACAGCCCCACGAGAAAGAACTGTACATCGTGAGTGTGAAACGAGAAA tGCTAGATGGAAagctcttgtttttgtttgtagctggaatttttctgttccattttgcACACAGTCTGAGCAG GAATACCAAGTTCTTTTACCTTTCTGGAGCAATACTGGGTGTTCTTGCTCTGCTAGTCTTTGTCCTGTTGACGCTGAAAAGATTTATTCCAAGG CACAGCACCTTCTGGATATTAATGAGTGGCTGCTGGATGTCCTCTCTctatgttattttctgtttcaaagaaaatatggaGTGGTTGTGGTCCGAACACAGGAAATACTTGTTGG GGTATTTTCTGGCTGTTGGAACGAGCAGCTTTGCCGCGTGCTATCAGCACGGACCGCTTACCAGTGAACTGAGCATAACCTTGTTCACGTGGACGCTGCAATTAACAGCCTCTGTCTTGATTTACCGCGGTGTCACCATACCTCACGTTGCATATGCAATAATAGCAGTCAGCCTCTGCTCAAAAGGCCTGTGCTATCCCCTCGGTGCTGCTTGTCACATAGCCAG aaaaatgaggAACCGCTTGCAATCAAGAAAGTTAATGTTTAGATGGCTTACTGAAGAAGAATACCGAGAACAAGGTGAAGCAGAAACTATCAGAGCTCTGGAGGAGCTACGCACGCTCTGCAGGAACCCTGACTTCCCATCATGGCTGGCAGTATCCAAACTCCAGTCCCCACATCG GTTTGCAGGTTTTGTTCTGGGATCTCCCCACGTCTCGCCTGCAGAGACAAAGGCGCACGAGAAGGAATACGGCTTCGGGAGCTTCTTCCTGGAAGAGCAGCTCTTCGACACGAGGGTGGAATCTGAGCAGGACGAGACAGAAAACTCCATCCATGAAGAAGAAGATGTGGATGAAGATGAAATACGTGAACAGATTTCATTTCCATACGCTACCGAGTTGCTCTGA
- the MFSD6 gene encoding major facilitator superfamily domain-containing protein 6 isoform X1, with translation MAADDKVAILTDDEEEQKRKYVLADPFNGVSKDQDLQPQNESPSTETTTVPDEELDWLEKHCVKINNDLLISKVFYFFFYSAYGSLYPLLPVYYKQLGMSPSQSGLLVGIRYFIEFCSAPFWGVVADRFKKGKIVLLFSLLCWVLFNLGIGFVRPATLRCVPKGLPPAHPTNASSLLTTISQNASMPSLLTTLSAASPKVRGKRDLLTSSPATLGATGTATPEITFLLPTQSGDMDFALENSTHPVLKNTTASPASPGNTTPSTTPAAVTAKPMPSDQAVLVYDQQEVEAIFLLILLVVIIGEFFSASSVTIVDTVTLQYLGKHRDRYGLQRMWGSLGWGLAMLSVGIGIDYTHTEVVIEGQGCKAPEYKNYRIVFIVFGVLMTMALIVATQFRFHYTHFKQEENKRKEVEISQVDRSASNESSDNTPTTSMSQSQSFSFWDLIKLLCSIQYGSVLFVAWFMGFGYGFVFTFLYWHLEDLNGTTTLFGVCSVLSHVSELTAYFFSHKLIELVGHIRVLYIGLACNTARYIYISYLENAWTVLPMEVLQGVTHAAIWAACISYLSAAVPPELRTSAQGILQGLHLGLGRGCGAMVGGVLVNYFGPAATFRGIGMACLVILLLFALIQWLLVPDEEEEKAMLAERIPVPSSPVPIATIDLVQQQSEDVMPRTEPRLPLKKTKHQEEQEDVNKPAWGISSSPWVTLAYAVYQIKEMVKLSKTHPIPENQPLQKINENYSASSASSARQPQNVPDSGQPRNCSTPTAPPDAQADGAAQPAAAGP, from the exons ATGGCAGCTGATGATAAGGTTGCCATTTTAACTGACGatgaagaggaacaaaaaagaaaatacgtGCTTGCTGATCCTTTCAACGGCGTTTCCAAGGATCAAGACTTGCAGCCCCAGAATGAATCCCCTTCGACAGAGACAACCACTGTCCCAGACGAAGAGCTGGACTGGCTAGAAAAGCACTGCGTCAAAATCAACAATGATCTTCTCATCTCGAAggtcttttactttttcttctattctgcGTATGGCTCTCTCTACCCCTTGCTGCCTGTGTATTACAAGCAGCTGGGTATGTCACCCAGTCAGAGCGGACTTCTGGTGGGCATCAGGTACTTTATTGAGTTTTGCAGTGCTCCCTTCTGGGGAGTGGTAGCAGATCGCTTCAAGAAAGGGAAGATCGTCCTTCTCTTCTCGCTTTTATGCTGGGTTTTATTTAACCTGGGGATTGGTTTTGTTAGACCAGCCACCTTAAGATGCGTACCAAAGGGCCTTCCCCCAGCACATCCCACCAACGCAAGCAGCCTTTTAACCACCATTTCACAAAACGCCTCAATGCCATCTCTGCTAACGACCCTGAGTGCTGCATCCCCCAAAGTTCGTGGGAAGAGAGACCTGCTGACTTCCAGTCCGGCCACTCTGGGAGCAACAGGGACTGCTACTCCTGAAATAACATTCCTGCTACCTACGCAGAGCGGTGACATGGATTTTGCCTTGGAAAACAGTACCCATCCTGTTCTGAAAAACACCACTGCTAGCCCAGCCTCACCAGGGAACACGACTCCAAGCACCACCCCAGCTGCCGTCACCGCAAAGCCCATGCCTTCTGACCAAGCCGTGCTCGTTTATGATCAGCAAGAAGTAGAAGCCATCTTCCTGCTCATTCTGCTGGTTGTCATAATAGGAGAGTTTTTCAGCGCTTCCTCTGTTACAATTGTGGACACCGTAACTCTGCAATACCTCGGCAAGCACCGGGACCGCTACGGGCTGCAGCGAATGTGGGGGTctctgggctgggggctggccaTGCTCTCCGTGGGAATCGGCATCGACTACACCCATACAGAAGTCGTCATTGAAGGTCAAGGATGTAAAGCTCCGGAATACAAGAACTACAGGATAGTCTTCATCGTTTTTGGTGTTCTGATGACAATGGCGTTAATTGTGGCCACCCAGTTCCGCTTTCATTACACGCACTTcaagcaagaggaaaacaagaggaAGGAGGTGGAAATATCCCAGGTGGACAGGAGCGCCTCCAATGAATCCTCCGACAACACTCCTACAACCAGTATGAGCCAGTCGCAGTCTTTCAGCTTTTGGGACCTCATAAAACTGCTTTGTAGTATCCAGTATGGCTCGGTGCTCTTCGTGGCATGGTTCATGGGCTTTGGGTATGGCTTTGTCTTCACCTTCCTCTACTGGCACTTGGAAGACCTGAATGGCACCACCACTCTCTTTGGAGTTTGCTCAGTGCTCAGTCATGTGTCTGAGCTGACTGCCTACTTCTTCAGCCACAAGCTGATTGAATTGGTTGGACACATCAG AGTGCTGTATATTGGCCTTGCCTGCAATACGGCTCGCTACATTTACATCTCATATCTGGAAAACGCCTGGACTGTTCTCCCAATGGAAGTACTTCAAG GTGTCACGCACGCGGCCATATGGGCAGCCTGCATTTCGTACCTGAGCGCCGCCGTGCCCCCGGAGCTGCGCACCTCGGCCCAGGGGATCCTGCAAGGCCTCCACCTGGGCCTGGGCAGGGGATGCGGGGCCATGGTCGGAGGGGTTTTGGTCAATTATTTCG GTCCTGCTGCCACATTCAGAGGAATAGGAATGGCGTGTTTAGTGattcttctgctctttgcaCTGATCCAGTGGCTGCTAGTTCCTGATGAAGAAGAAG aaaaggCGATGCTGGCGGAGAGGATCCCAGTGCCTTCCAGTCCTGTCCCCATAGCGACCATTGACCTCGTGCAGCAGCAGTCAGAAGATGTCATGCCTCGGACTGAGCCCAGGCTGCCTCTGAAGAAAACGAAACACCAAGAAGAACAAGAGGATGTGAACAAGCCTGCCTGGGGCATCAGCTCTTCTCCTTGGGTCACCTTAGCCTATGCTGTCTACCAGATAAAAGAGATGGTGAAGCTCTCCAAAACCCACCCAATACCTGAGAATCAGCCTTTGCAG AAAATCAATGAGAATTACAGTGCTTCATCAGCCAGCTCAGCGAGACAACCCCAAAACGTGCCAGATTCTGGGCAGCCCAGAAATTGTTCGACCCCGACAGCGCCGCCCGACGCCCAGGCAGACGGCGCCGCTCAGCCTGCTGCCGCCGGGCCCTGA
- the MFSD6 gene encoding major facilitator superfamily domain-containing protein 6 isoform X2 — translation MAADDKVAILTDDEEEQKRKYVLADPFNGVSKDQDLQPQNESPSTETTTVPDEELDWLEKHCVKINNDLLISKVFYFFFYSAYGSLYPLLPVYYKQLGMSPSQSGLLVGIRYFIEFCSAPFWGVVADRFKKGKIVLLFSLLCWVLFNLGIGFVRPATLRCVPKGLPPAHPTNASSLLTTISQNASMPSLLTTLSAASPKVRGKRDLLTSSPATLGATGTATPEITFLLPTQSGDMDFALENSTHPVLKNTTASPASPGNTTPSTTPAAVTAKPMPSDQAVLVYDQQEVEAIFLLILLVVIIGEFFSASSVTIVDTVTLQYLGKHRDRYGLQRMWGSLGWGLAMLSVGIGIDYTHTEVVIEGQGCKAPEYKNYRIVFIVFGVLMTMALIVATQFRFHYTHFKQEENKRKEVEISQVDRSASNESSDNTPTTSMSQSQSFSFWDLIKLLCSIQYGSVLFVAWFMGFGYGFVFTFLYWHLEDLNGTTTLFGVCSVLSHVSELTAYFFSHKLIELVGHIRVLYIGLACNTARYIYISYLENAWTVLPMEVLQGVTHAAIWAACISYLSAAVPPELRTSAQGILQGLHLGLGRGCGAMVGGVLVNYFGPAATFRGIGMACLVILLLFALIQWLLVPDEEEEKAMLAERIPVPSSPVPIATIDLVQQQSEDVMPRTEPRLPLKKTKHQEEQEDVNKPAWGISSSPWVTLAYAVYQIKEMVKLSKTHPIPENQPLQLGKELEENQ, via the exons ATGGCAGCTGATGATAAGGTTGCCATTTTAACTGACGatgaagaggaacaaaaaagaaaatacgtGCTTGCTGATCCTTTCAACGGCGTTTCCAAGGATCAAGACTTGCAGCCCCAGAATGAATCCCCTTCGACAGAGACAACCACTGTCCCAGACGAAGAGCTGGACTGGCTAGAAAAGCACTGCGTCAAAATCAACAATGATCTTCTCATCTCGAAggtcttttactttttcttctattctgcGTATGGCTCTCTCTACCCCTTGCTGCCTGTGTATTACAAGCAGCTGGGTATGTCACCCAGTCAGAGCGGACTTCTGGTGGGCATCAGGTACTTTATTGAGTTTTGCAGTGCTCCCTTCTGGGGAGTGGTAGCAGATCGCTTCAAGAAAGGGAAGATCGTCCTTCTCTTCTCGCTTTTATGCTGGGTTTTATTTAACCTGGGGATTGGTTTTGTTAGACCAGCCACCTTAAGATGCGTACCAAAGGGCCTTCCCCCAGCACATCCCACCAACGCAAGCAGCCTTTTAACCACCATTTCACAAAACGCCTCAATGCCATCTCTGCTAACGACCCTGAGTGCTGCATCCCCCAAAGTTCGTGGGAAGAGAGACCTGCTGACTTCCAGTCCGGCCACTCTGGGAGCAACAGGGACTGCTACTCCTGAAATAACATTCCTGCTACCTACGCAGAGCGGTGACATGGATTTTGCCTTGGAAAACAGTACCCATCCTGTTCTGAAAAACACCACTGCTAGCCCAGCCTCACCAGGGAACACGACTCCAAGCACCACCCCAGCTGCCGTCACCGCAAAGCCCATGCCTTCTGACCAAGCCGTGCTCGTTTATGATCAGCAAGAAGTAGAAGCCATCTTCCTGCTCATTCTGCTGGTTGTCATAATAGGAGAGTTTTTCAGCGCTTCCTCTGTTACAATTGTGGACACCGTAACTCTGCAATACCTCGGCAAGCACCGGGACCGCTACGGGCTGCAGCGAATGTGGGGGTctctgggctgggggctggccaTGCTCTCCGTGGGAATCGGCATCGACTACACCCATACAGAAGTCGTCATTGAAGGTCAAGGATGTAAAGCTCCGGAATACAAGAACTACAGGATAGTCTTCATCGTTTTTGGTGTTCTGATGACAATGGCGTTAATTGTGGCCACCCAGTTCCGCTTTCATTACACGCACTTcaagcaagaggaaaacaagaggaAGGAGGTGGAAATATCCCAGGTGGACAGGAGCGCCTCCAATGAATCCTCCGACAACACTCCTACAACCAGTATGAGCCAGTCGCAGTCTTTCAGCTTTTGGGACCTCATAAAACTGCTTTGTAGTATCCAGTATGGCTCGGTGCTCTTCGTGGCATGGTTCATGGGCTTTGGGTATGGCTTTGTCTTCACCTTCCTCTACTGGCACTTGGAAGACCTGAATGGCACCACCACTCTCTTTGGAGTTTGCTCAGTGCTCAGTCATGTGTCTGAGCTGACTGCCTACTTCTTCAGCCACAAGCTGATTGAATTGGTTGGACACATCAG AGTGCTGTATATTGGCCTTGCCTGCAATACGGCTCGCTACATTTACATCTCATATCTGGAAAACGCCTGGACTGTTCTCCCAATGGAAGTACTTCAAG GTGTCACGCACGCGGCCATATGGGCAGCCTGCATTTCGTACCTGAGCGCCGCCGTGCCCCCGGAGCTGCGCACCTCGGCCCAGGGGATCCTGCAAGGCCTCCACCTGGGCCTGGGCAGGGGATGCGGGGCCATGGTCGGAGGGGTTTTGGTCAATTATTTCG GTCCTGCTGCCACATTCAGAGGAATAGGAATGGCGTGTTTAGTGattcttctgctctttgcaCTGATCCAGTGGCTGCTAGTTCCTGATGAAGAAGAAG aaaaggCGATGCTGGCGGAGAGGATCCCAGTGCCTTCCAGTCCTGTCCCCATAGCGACCATTGACCTCGTGCAGCAGCAGTCAGAAGATGTCATGCCTCGGACTGAGCCCAGGCTGCCTCTGAAGAAAACGAAACACCAAGAAGAACAAGAGGATGTGAACAAGCCTGCCTGGGGCATCAGCTCTTCTCCTTGGGTCACCTTAGCCTATGCTGTCTACCAGATAAAAGAGATGGTGAAGCTCTCCAAAACCCACCCAATACCTGAGAATCAGCCTTTGCAG TTAGGAAAAGAGCTGGAAG AAAATCAATGA